The Gemmatimonas sp. UBA7669 genome has a window encoding:
- a CDS encoding ArsR/SmtB family transcription factor produces MASKRMSPELLEMVAERFKALSDRARLSLLQELRGGPRTVNELVEATGMGQANVSRHLSQLFANGLVARERDGVYVRYELADKDVLRLCELVCGRLESELMERRKVVTGR; encoded by the coding sequence ATGGCGTCCAAACGCATGAGTCCCGAACTGCTCGAGATGGTGGCGGAGCGCTTCAAGGCGCTGAGCGACCGCGCCCGGCTGAGTCTGTTGCAGGAGTTGCGCGGCGGCCCGCGCACCGTGAACGAGCTGGTCGAAGCCACCGGCATGGGGCAGGCCAACGTGTCGCGCCATCTGTCGCAGTTGTTTGCCAACGGCCTCGTGGCCCGTGAGCGTGACGGCGTGTATGTGCGCTATGAACTGGCCGACAAGGATGTGCTGCGGCTCTGCGAGCTGGTGTGCGGGCGGCTCGAGTCGGAGCTGATGGAGCGCCGCAAGGTTGTAACGGGCAGATAG